Below is a genomic region from Miscanthus floridulus cultivar M001 chromosome 1, ASM1932011v1, whole genome shotgun sequence.
ACACCACATCAAAAACTTGTAATAACCCATATTATACAACATGTATGATTAGTAGTTAATTAAAAGATCTAAAATATCCATCAATCGacatgattaattaatatcctATACCACAAAGCCGTTTCACGTATTCTcgaacattaatttattaaagccttGATATAATGTAGATAATCCCAAATAGCGCTAATCAAACTaaacctacaatgcacttcaaCAGAATAAGGATTTTACGATCaattccaactaaaacagacagatcattctTCTGCTGGTTCACTTTCTCATCATACAAAGGTGCACTCTCATCAGTCgcctttgcaagagatttttaaacgtgctcaacatactcttccttccAGTACCAACCGTCACATGATACAGtgtcatcccactgaaattacaacaacaaatcaagaactttaatcaaaatcatcacgaaaaatggctacaaaacataacaaaacatgacaaaaaaattACTCACTTCGCGATCTGGACACGTGTAGAAAATGCGGTCTTgttgggacccttcttcttcaCCCTGTACTCCCTCATAGTCTTCTGTCCACACTTGTCATACGCAATAAGAGGGagatccggcctcagtcgcttaggGATCCCATgtgaggccgaggacccggaagcagtcgcCATCTATGactctatactcattttcatcaactactataaatttctcattttatggccttgtttagttggcgaatttttttgggaaatggtattgtagcactttcgttgttatttggtaattagtgtccaatcatagtctaattaggcttaaaagattcgtctcgtgaatttcgtctaaactgtgtaattagttttattttttatttatatttaatgcttcatgcatgcgtccaaagattcgatgtgacagggaatcttaaaaaattttgcaaaattttgggaactaaacactacctatGAACCATAAAATTAAATGAGCTATATACTAAAAAAATCTtttatttctctatttctaaaccatgaaatgaggcaataAAAGGTGCATGCTACTATCCACCATTATTTCTaatctagaaaacaaaaaaaatctctatttctagatcatgaaatgaggcaatggaaggtgcatactagttttgatgaactactataagCTTCCTTCATCTTCATATTCAAACTATCAAGTAATTTCAAGCTCAAATGGTATATAAATCAAAATAATTCCACCATCATTCCCTATCTAAAAAATCgcaaatttctctatttctagaccaaGAAATGAGCCATGCTAGTGATAAAATATGGGAGAATAAAGTTGGTAACTTCtagaatcgaagaatggatggaggaatgaaGAAGTCTTCACCAATCCCGCAAGCATGAACTCCTTCCACGAGAAAGAATAGAGAGCAGGCAGAGAGCTTGAAATGGCTTAGTCTGgaggagaaagaaggagaaagtaTATAGTCTGGGACATGTAGTCCCGGTTTGTGGTATAAACTCGGACTACAGGTATAATTCTAATCCCGGTTAGAGCCACCAAACGAGATTAAAGGTTTAGTCACggctggtagctccaaccggaactGGAGGGCAACCTTTAGTCTCGATTTGAGCCAcctaccgggactaaaggtcccctactgCTCCCCTCCTGCAAAAGTTATGTCTCTGGCTGTTGGGCAGaggactttagtcccggttggtagcttcaactgGGACTAATCCTTTCTTTAGTCCCAGGCCTAAAAATAACTAGGACTATCGCATCGAACCGAAAGTCTATTCTCTACATGTGGGTGGGCCCCTGCGGTCATCCAGGATGCTCTGATTCATGCACAGTTTGATACCTGCATCCAAACGCTGCCTAAGGAGCTCACACGGAACATGATTGTTTGCCAGCCAACCAAACGCGGCACAACGGCGGGCACCCGGAGACCACGGCCACATGGAAGTCGGCAGAGGTCGCATGCACACACACTCCATGGACACAACCACAAGGAGGTCGGCCCCGAGCCCGCTTTGCTCGGCCTGCCTTTTGTGTAGTGTAGCCCCACGGAGAAAACAAACGCCGAGAAAAGTCGAGAGACAGATGGTTGCATGATGCTAATAATGGCCGGGAGGCACGTACTATCACGTGACGTGACCGGAACCTTGCCCACTTTTTCCGTCCGTCCCCTGACAAAAAGGCCACCATAGGGCCAAGTCACGTGCTGGACCACCCACCATTctcgtctctctctctcgttttcCCCCCTCCGTTGAAACAGGGAAGGAAAAAGAAAATTCTTCCAAAAAAGACGAACCATGGAGTGAAAGATTGAATGACGAACTGATCAACAAACATTCAAGGTATTTACATGGTTTCGTTTTCTCTGAAAAAAAAATTGTTGAGCTTCTCTGTCATTCAACTAAGGAAGTGTTTGGCTACCATTATAAGTCAGCTTATTAGCCATATAAATCAGCACAGACAGCTTTACGACCAGCCGAACAGAACCTAACGAGACGGCATGCGTTCACGTCGGATACCATTGGGTAGTACAGACGGAACGTGCTCACGTCGTACGGGTAGTACGGACAGAACGGGTGCCATAATTAAGGACCTGTTTGGTTTTCTAGTCCACTTTTAGTTCACTTTAGTTCATGAACTAAAAGTAGACTAAAGTGGTGTTTAGTTCTTtgaactaaaatggactaaagtgGAGAAAGGGGGCAATAAATGAGAAGCATGGGTGTCCCCAACACCTTTTAGTCAATTTTAGTCCAGTTTTGTGGACTAAAGGACTAAAGTATTTTAGTTCACTTTTAGTCCAAGTGTTTGGTTGTTTAGTCCAACTAAAGTGTAGATTTTAGTTCAAAATGCTTTAGTCCATGGAAACAAACACCCCCTAATATGCTTGCTAAATCACAATCATGACTATTCAATTTGTGTACTCGATACATGATGGGTTTATGAGCATGATTACTGACAAATTAACGATCACAATTTATACCAACAGAATTATATTCATTACACTGATCTCTCTCAAGAACTTAGAAGCAGGGAGGAGGTATAGGTACCAACAATTTAATAACAATTAACAAAAAGAGAAATGAAAATATGTGGAATACGCAGGGAAAGAAAGTAAGAAACGGCAGAATTTCGCAAAAGGATCTAAGCTCCATGCATGCAATGCACGACGCGAGCTTCCTCCGCGCCGGTTGCCGTGCCGGGTAGCTAAGCTAACACACGCCGCCGTAGTCACGGAACATGAGCTCCGGCCTCGGCCCGCCGGCGGATCCTGCGGCGGCGTCACGGTGGGTTCCGCGGATGAGGATGAGCTCTTTCTGGCGGCGCAGCTCCACGACCTTGCGGTGCGAGTTGGAGTGCTCCGTGAGCACGAAGGTGGGGCTGGCCGCCGGCCGGTACTCAGGCATCAGCCGCCCGGACTTGAACCGCACGCCGCACGCGTTGCACAGGGTCTTGGGGCCCAGCGGCCCCGACCGCCACTGCGGCGTCTGCTCCGACGCGCAGTGCGTGCACCGGCGCACGCCGCCCTCGTCCATGCCCACCTCCCCGCCGGGCCCCGCCGGGCTCTTCTTGCCGCGGCTGCCGCCGTTCGGGCGTGCCGGCTTGTTCGAGTTCGACGACGGGAAGTCCGAAGACAACGAGCAGGACGATGGTGATGGAGATGACTGCGATGGTGGGCGCGGCACGAGGGAGTGCCACGCCGCGGCGGTCGCGCGGGACGACCGCTTGCTACGCGCGCCGCGGCCAGGCGCCGCTGTGACGCAGCTGTCTTGACCGGCCGAGGTGCCTCCTCCACTGCCTGCCGCGTTAGCAGCCGCTGCCATTGCGGCATGCGCGGCCGACGAGTAATTCGGCATGTCCGAGTAGGAGTCGTCCACGAACTTGGATAGCCACTCCAGCTCGGCAACTTCCTCGCTCTAAATCATCATATATACCGCATTTGTTTAGCGATCTCATGCATCGAAACCTCTCTAATAAGTACAGTAGGTAACAATTCATGTATATATTTAATTTAATTTTGATATGTACTTACGGGTATGTAGAACTCATCGGCGAAGGAGAGGAGCGACGACGTCTGGTGATCCGACGAGTTGGCGGTGGGTGATGGTTCACCCATCATGGCCCCCGAGTGGTGTCCCTGCTTGTCAGTGGCCGCGGTGGGGAAGAACTCGTGGGCGCCAGCGCCGGTGGAGAGGTCGTCCACGCTCATGGTGTCGCCCATGGGCGGCATCCCGTAGTAATGGTGGTGGTGCGCCGTGGAGTAGCAGGCGCCGCCGCTGTGGTGACTGCTCATCGGCGCCGTGGTGATGCTGGAGGCGTTGTGGTGGTATGTGCCCATTCCCATGCCGGGATCCACTCCCGTGGCCATTTCCCACTCCGACGCCATCGATCGCCAACACAAGAGCTAGCTGCCTAAGAGCTAACCGTACGACGTACTGCTACTTAATTGGCACAGGGCATCAGTTCCTTGAAACGAGCCAGTGACCGTGCTCGTTCCAGTACGAGCTAGTACCTGCTGGTCTTGTGCTATTCTCAGTGACGAGAGAGTGAGGGGGAGTGTgtctgtgtgtgtgtgagagagagagaggaggggatggAGTGGAGTGGTGAGAGGGGGAAGAAATAGTGCTGGGCTCTGAGGGTCGGGGGCTCCGGTCACTTTATCACCAGTAACAAAGGAAGGGGTTGTTGCGAAGTGAGGTGATGGGAGGAGACTAGATAGAGGTGGAGCTATGTGTGTGCACAAAACTATGTTTTGACAAAAGCTGTGCATAAGATAGCatattagagcaagtataatagtaggCTGTAAGCCGATTAAATGCTGAGATAGAGgaaagaggggaggagagagaggagaaatggGTTGTAAGCTTACAGCTGGCTTAGGCACAAAAACCAAGAAAGTatgtgagagagataagtggaccatgtattaactgtaaagagccaactactatatgagtgggctgaaaGAAGGCTGAAAAAATCTTATAGCCAGTAAAccgactgtattattagccttgctcttaaggAGGTGCAATTACGGGGGTGTATAGAATTAGATTAGAGTGCAGAGGGGGAGGGCCGAGGAAGCTGCAGCCCAGCACGGCAGCAGCAGGCCCCAACGTGCGCCGTCGCATGCACTGCATCCATCCACTCTCTGCCCAGTGCCCACCCACATTCATATGCTCCACCACCACTCGTCTCACACGCAGTCATTCACGCACTACTCTCTCCCCTCCCTAGCATAATTCCGTTAGCTACTGGCTGTACCAGTACCAGTAGCAGCAGTCCcagtattttttttaataaaagaagGGAAAAAAAACTGAAGACAGAGACGGGGAAGAAAGAAGAGAATCCGGTTACTTTAACCGCAATGCATGCACAAGACCACGTGACTCCATGAGCTGTAGCCTGTGCAACTGTCCAGGGGAGTGGACGCCGAAGCATCCTGGCCTGGCGGAAATCAATGCTGCTCGCCTCGCAGGGGCATTCGTACGCGTACGCAGCAGGCAGGGGGAAAAGTCTGCCACGCATGCACTGAGAATGGTTAATCGGTCAATTTCCTCTGTCCATACGTTGTCCCGGCTCCATTCGAAAAAACTTGCCTCAATATATATTTGGATCTATCGATCGTCAAGGAAGAAATAAACGGTGTGCCGGCCGGCCACACCGTGTGATATGATCGATCACACCGTTAGGTACGTACTCCAGTTAGTTGTATCCCTTTTTCAAATACACGCGTGTGtatttatgtatatatatataatgtttaTTTATACCTATATAACAAGCCAATTAATTACACACCCCgctcgcttgatcgtttctgtggcttataaatcAACTGATGTTGTTTtgctatatcatggctgataagcatggctgatacgagaAAGCGAACAGGGTGACCGTTGGGTTTCGTTCGATAAGTGAAAACTTGTCATGACCGAGCCATCGCCAAGGGACCGTTTGTCAGTGACAGCTCCCGATCTGACGAGTAGATAATAAATTAGCTTGTGGAGATTAGGAGGTGAACCACCAATGGGTACGTTGTGCGCAGGGAACGGAGGTCGCCGCTGGAGTTGAGTTTACGCTCAGAGATATGAAGATGATGTTGCTGCAACATACTAGTACTCGTACTAGGAGTGGACTACTCTTATATATCTACACCGGACATCAGTCACTTTTCACTTGTGACACACTGACACTACTACTACGAGTACCTCCATGCATGCAGTAATCAATGATGAGGTGAGAGTGCGCAGGTAAACGACGTCGACGAGGGCCGGGGGGGGCCTGGTGGAGCTGGAGGCTGGGCGGCTGGCGCTGCTGCTGACGCTGAGGAAGAGGAATTGCCGAATTGCACTGGCTGGTTGCCGGTGGTAGTTACCGCCCGCAGGTAAAAGGGTTTGACGTAAAGGCAACGTGGAGTATCGGCGCCTGTGGGTATGGGGACCCCTGCCCAGCTGCCCtgacctgctcctgctcctgcccgCGCGCCCCTCGCTCTGGCGGGGCCTCTGGGTTCTCTGGCCCTGACGGTCAGGGCCAGTCCCCTTTCCTTTTCAGTTTTCACCGTTGCCTGGCCGGCCAGTACGACGTGCTCACCCCGTTTCTCACACGTCTCACTCACCTCCTATCCTCTCCCCCATCCTGCCCATGAGGCCATGAGTACATCGCTTAATTACCAAAGGAATAATTGGCACTATCCAAATTATATATGGAATTAAAGACAAAATACACTAACAACAATTTCCATTTAATGTGGTCGAGGGTTTGTTGCTGGCTGCTATATTAGCACAACAACTAACATCTGGTCTCTGTTTCAAGTAGCGACGACAAGGGTATATATGGTAGCACCATTGAATCTTGACAATTATTTTATACACACACACGGGCGACATGTCGGATATCTCTTTTTCGATCTCAACTAACATGTACGATCACAGGACTGATTTTGTCCCTGCGTGCTGATATCTCCAATTTCTGAAAACATGATGTTCTCGTCCAGTATGATGAGGGCTAGCTATGTGACCAACTAATTAGAGTCCcaagccatatatatatatatatatatatatatatatatatatatatatatatatatatatatatagaactactatcctatagctagctacagaataacttattctgtagccactttgagttatgataattactatattaatttacgagattatagtaactccttactaagtggtttaatataacgttagggtaaatatccccatgtgttatagtaacccaactatcgtaaatatgtattgacattatggtaaattagtatataaaattatagtaaatggaggtggctacagaataacttattttgtagccggctactgaatagcctctccctatatatatatatatatatatatatatatatatatatatatatatatatatatatattgcacaCAAGGGACCATTGATACAGGCTCATAATGGATGGGATGGTTGCCATTTTGCGACCACATGAAGGACCACGCGGCGGAGGTAGGGCTGTAAGGTCGTCATGGACATGAGAAATTTACGAGATGGCTTGCTAGCTGTGCTGCACCACCTCCGTTCCGTTCACTTACTTTGTGTACGCCTAGAAGGACCACGCACCCTAGCTGTTTGTCGCTGCGTCCTACGGTCCTAGCTACGCTACACCCGCCACTCAATCAGACAATATGCGCATTGTGTACGCCGGGGAGACAAGCACCTATATAGGGGCGATAAACAGCTGACATGTGGGGACAGCTTGTGCATGGGCATCTGTCTCGTTAAATGTTGCTTATGCGACATCCCATTGTACAAAGTTGACACCTATCATGGATTCATGGTACAACATGCATGCATGGTATTGTATATATGGTACTGACTTCTGGAGATGAACGAAGTTTCACCTACATGTACATAAAAAAAAACAGGAAGAAAATTGTATGGGCTACAGGCAGTACTTCGAGAAACTGATGCGTTTGGTTTGAGGAACGAGGTGATTCATCATCTTCTTACTCCTCACTTTTTGTATTTGGTTTATGGAATGGAATGAGTTGATCCATCACCACCTCATTCCTcgtaagctaataattagtacatGCATGAGGAATGTGCTGATTTCACCAAAATTAATGAGATGAACTAATGATGCATCACCTGACTCCACAAATCTAACACACTATAAATTACTCACAAGCCGGGGCTTATAGTAGTAGTAAGGAAATGCCTTACAAAGACCAATACTAGTTTACAACCAATAGTTGTATCATATATACAGCGGATCATCTGTTTATTTGGTGGTACGCGGAGTACTCCCCCCGATGCTTACGATACATGAAACAACTGCTATGTCTGATGCTACCCTTGCAAGTGCATCGATGTGATGATCAGCTAcattaggccagtctcaatgagAGTTTCATGACTCTGTTTTCAATACTCTCTGGTATTGGAAACAGTGCAAACAAGTTTCCCCCATGAAACTCGTTTCATCCCATAAAACTATTTTCATCTCTCTCTTTATTTAAACTATGCCACATCAACTTATTTAATGCTCATGAAACTCttattgagactggccttattaTAATTTGTGCCCTAAAGGAATGAAGTCCACTATTGTCTGTAACATAAACTTCATTAATTACACAATTTCGTtgtaaagaaagaaaaacaaccaTGCTGCAATTTTCTCGAGGAGGCATGTGGTGCATTTTGTTACTGCTGGGCGGGTGGGCGCCGAGCAGCCGGCCGGGCATATGTGATATATATACAAGAGCCACAGCGGGATGGGTGAAGGCATGGAGCGACGCCGCAGCAAGAGCCAAACAGCGACTCTGTTTGTGGGGGAGCATGCTGCGTGCATGCGCGCGCGCCGAGTGCGTGCCCGTGGTGCGGCACGGCAGCGGCACCGAATCACGTGAGGGCGACGAGGATCCCGAGGCGCGGGCGGGTGGGGGTGTACGTGTATCATCCTTAATCAAGTGAAATGAAATTTAGTTCAATTAAACTCCGATTCACTCCGATACAGGCCATACGCAGTTCCGTCCCCGGCCCACGTGACGCCCGGCCACCCCGCGCCCCGAGCCCATCAGAATCCACGAGCCCGATTAGTTAACTGATCCCCTGGCCAAAGCAGCTCCCCGGCGCCAGCTTGGCATGGTCAGGTTAAGTAATCCGCTGGCGGCTGGCGCGCCCTGATCCTTCGTTCCCTGCAAATTAAACCACTGCACTGCGCTGCACGGGAAATTCTCCGAGCCGGGGTCGGGTCCTCCGCGGTGCCAACCCAACCGCATGCGAAGCGATGTGTCGGTTGGAAACTTCGCAAGggaggcgggcgggcgggcggcgaggTTTGCGGGTAGAGCTGACGAGGGATGGGGACGCGACGCGAGAGCGGGCCGCCTCTTTCAGGCCCGCTCGGCCCTCTCCTCTGACACCGGCCTGCTGGGCATCACGTGGCGGTTGCTTTCGCAGGGCCCCTGCCGTACTCTGCCACGTGTCGGTTGGCGGCCGGGCAGCGCTTCATTCATGTACCTCCGCCCTGCCGACGTGCATCGGCAGCTAGCTACTCCAACCAAGCTGGGCCTGCCCCGGCCTAGCGCGCGCCAGCCATCATGCATTGCATGCGCCCAgcggcacacacacacacagctaCGGGGCTCAGGCAGGCAACATATATCCCGTATACTGCTGCGTACGAGTAGGATTTATACAACGGACGGACCTTCTTGACCCTCATTTTCTGTTTTGAGAAATGAGATGCTGACCTTCACGTTTTGTCGCTGCGCGCATCAGAGAtatat
It encodes:
- the LOC136478188 gene encoding GATA transcription factor 4-like; translated protein: MASEWEMATGVDPGMGMGTYHHNASSITTAPMSSHHSGGACYSTAHHHHYYGMPPMGDTMSVDDLSTGAGAHEFFPTAATDKQGHHSGAMMGEPSPTANSSDHQTSSLLSFADEFYIPSEEVAELEWLSKFVDDSYSDMPNYSSAAHAAMAAAANAAGSGGGTSAGQDSCVTAAPGRGARSKRSSRATAAAWHSLVPRPPSQSSPSPSSCSLSSDFPSSNSNKPARPNGGSRGKKSPAGPGGEVGMDEGGVRRCTHCASEQTPQWRSGPLGPKTLCNACGVRFKSGRLMPEYRPAASPTFVLTEHSNSHRKVVELRRQKELILIRGTHRDAAAGSAGGPRPELMFRDYGGVC